Genomic DNA from Pleurodeles waltl isolate 20211129_DDA chromosome 1_2, aPleWal1.hap1.20221129, whole genome shotgun sequence:
TATGTAGCTGAAAATGGCCAGCACATTCTTGGGTGGAGACACCAGAGAAACTTAGGCTTACTCTTGGATCCCACTGCGGAATTGCCTGTCTATTGCCTGACAATTCATCAAGGTATAGAAataattattaatcagtttcaagATGTTAAAGATCTGGGGTGTTACATACAGAATCACACTCAAATCTAATGCATTCCCTGTCAAACACAAGTTATGGGATGTTCCTTCAAGTGCCAGAAAAAAACATAGTAAATTGCTTAAACAATTACAAGATGATGGGGTCATAGAAGAAGTTGATGCCTgggtgggtttctcccattgttctTGTAAACAAAATCTAACACTGTACGGTTATATGTGGACTTAAGGTCCCTCAACAAACAGATTGGGGCGGATTGTCATATGCTTCCAAAGATCCAAGAGTAACTTGCTCAGATTCATGGAGCCAAGTTTTTCACCACTCTTGACCTCAAGTCTGCCTACCATCAGATAGAACTGGAACCAGATTGTAAACACTTATCCACTTTCATTACCCCTGATGGAGCTTTTAGATATATAAGGATGTCATTTGGATTGGCATCAGCTGTGTCCATGTTCCAGAAGCTTATGTTCTCTTTGGAGATAGAGGGTGACATCGCATTCCAGTTTTACAAATCTTACATGACAGGGGCATGACTCTTCAAATGGAAAAATTTAAATTTCTAACACAAGAAGTTATTTGGGCCATATAATTTTTGGTAAGGGTAAAGAGTGGAATCTTCTTGAATCCATTGAGTCTATGCCCGCCCCTAAAGGTGAGGCTCGATTAAGATCATTCTTGTGACTTTGTGAATTCAAATATTGCTGCACCCCTCAGTATTCTATTTAAGAAGGGTGAACAACATGATGCATTTGTGAAGATTAAAACATCCATTATCAATGCTACTCCATTATCTCCTTTTAATTCTAATGAACAGTGTGTATTGAATTAAGATGCCAGTTTGGATGGTTTGGGTGCCATATTGAGCCAGAAATATAATGTGACTGTAAAAATCATTGCATTTGCATCTAGACCGTTTTCGGTAGCTGGAAACAAGTCCTCCACCATTGAACGTGAGGCCTCAGCCTCTGCATGGGGTGTGGAACATTTCTAAATGTATTTGTGGGGAAAACATTTCATTGTTAAGACCAATCACAAACCCCTTTTGGCATTACTGAATTGTAATGGAACTGGGAAGGCTACCGCTTGTCTAGTTAGAATCCTATCTAAAATGTATGAATACAACTTTACTGATAACTACATTCCAGGATCATGTAACGTAGTTGCTGATCGCTTATCTCGATTGCCTGAAGTGTGCTATGTGCAGATACCTGATTTTGTGGGGGAGTGTGTGGTTGCATGACTGGACTGATTGATTATCCAAAGACGGTTGGGTAGAAACTTCTTAACTAGACAAGGAATTGCTGCAAGCAATGGAATTTACAAAAAAAGGTTGGCCAATGGAGAAACAGTTAACTTCTGAGATGCAAGTTTTTGGGAAGGTTAGGGACGTTTTGTCCATTGGAAAAGACATTGTTATGAAAGATAACTGTGCCATGCCTCCCAAAAAACGTAGGTATACCATATTAGAACTgtgtcatgaaggacattttggtGAAACTGCCACTAAAGAAAGAGTTTCAGAAATTTTCTGGTGGCTGTATATGGATTTTCAAATTTCTACTTTTATTAAACAACGTTCCATATTTGCCTATGGTGACAAGTCTTTAGTTACTTCCAGGGTTGAGTACAGTGTATCAGAATTTCCTGTTAGGCCTTGGCAAAAATTGCCCACACATCTTCTGGGGCCGTGTGAGAATATTTTATCTGGTAAATTATATATGATTGTGCttattgattatgtttctaaatggGTAGAGatcaagtggaattttcaaacttcaACCAAAGCTGTTACATATTTTATGAAAGAGTGTTTTCATAAAGAAGGCTTACCAGACGTCATTGTTtcggacaatggggtacaatttaccTCTCAagattatgaatatttttttacagacaagGGGTATTAAACATCTGATAACTGCTTTGTATTTTCCACATATGAACGGTCTAGAAGAGAGATTCAATCTTGTTGTAGTGGAATTCATTCAAGCAGCTCTGGCAAGTAAAGCTGATGTGAAAAATGTTGTGGCTGAAAAAATCTCTCTTTTTTCTATCACAGGTATGCCCccctttggagttattaaagggaaaAATGCCATAGGTTACATTTTTGCCTTCTTGGATTAAAGAAAGTTTACCTCTCGTAAATCTTAAAACCATGTATGATAAGGCTCGTAAAAAATGTCCTTGCTTAACAAACTTCTAAAACCTTTTGCCACTCTACTAAACCAAATGCTATTAAGTCCAATGAAAGTCCAATGCTGACAAGGTATTGAATACTGTAGGTTTATCTGTAGGTGATTTTGTAAAAATCATATTGGCTTTTCATTTTAAAAAGGGAGAATCTACGTTTTCTATTAAGATGTACAAAATTGTTGTAAAGTGAAAAATGTCTGCCAAGCTTAATAACAATTCTTGGTGGAGTTTAAATAGGTTAGCGAAAATTTGTAAAGAAGTTTAGATAAGGTGTCTTCTCAAGGATCAAAAGATAAATATAATGTGGAATTTTGTCCTGGGTCCTTCTCACATTTTTCTACTTTTTCAGCTGATATTCCGATATTTCAGTTATCCTCCAGTTATGGTGACTCCTCAAAACAAAATTCTGCATCTGAAAATCAAACTGTCTCTGAATCCATTGATGATTGTGCTGATAAATTTGGAACCCCATGTTTGGATGTATCAAGTGAGGATGCCAGCGGTCTCATTACTGAATACATTAGTCAGCTTTGTTTGGAGAAAGTTACTGATTCAGACCAGCCTAAAAGAGAGAAATGTGTGCCAAAAAAATTGATGACTTTCTTATCTTTCAATATAattctgttgtttttgtttgaagaaagtTGTTGTTAATTTAGAATGGCTGAATGTAGATATTTGCATGCCTAAGCAATTGATTGTTTTCTTAGATCTTAAAATAAATTCTGCTGTGGCTCTCGTgttatttttctcttttgtttatGTTATAAGGggaggaggtgtgtggtgatttcTGTTCATGTTCTGAGgttcatgttttactataaatttCTCTTACCactgtgttttctgttttactatGAATTTGTCACGTGGTGGGTGCGAAGGGACTCCTGCTTTTTTCCACCTTACACTACCATTTAAGTGTTCTCTTGTTTTCGGTTCCTCAGTTGGTATTCGAATTAGCTATGGTCAGTTGCTGCCTCTTACCTGTTGTGGATGCATGCTCTGGCTGTTGGGGCctttttgaagaaaataaatgtgtatgtgaTGAGCTCTGTTGTCTCCGTGCCTTCTTCACTCGTCTTTTTTGGTATTTATTAAAATACAACCCCAGCCTCCGCACGAAAATCTACAAAGATGCAATCTTCCCAAGCGTGCCTGCATTTACACAATTTAGAACGTTGTTTTTTTCCCTGGATTAAAGCGGTTTAGGACTCGCTTGATCCAGGAAACAAGGGCCCCATTTATTAGGTCTTTTTTTCTGCTTTAAAACAGTAGCCAGAAAATACAGTTTTAAGACGTCTTAATTCGGTGCTGCTAGTCTTAAAACTGTCTAACGCCAGGATAGGGTTTAagacaaggaaaaactttaacaAACTGAAAAACACATGGCAACATTGGTGAAGCGGTGTCACTTAAAAAAGTAGAAAAGCTTAATTGCTCCTTGACTTCTCctgtgtctcttttttttttttaatgcagcttttCCCCGGCCTGGTCAATGGCCTGGCACATTTATTACTTGATGGGGATAGGCCCTGGAGGTGAGGCTTCTGGTATCCTTCAGCGTGTGCGTGTCATTCGGAAAGATCTGTCCCCCATTGTGGACCCAAGTAGCCGCCATTATTAGGTGGGCCATAAAGGGTCATCAAAGGCAGCTAAAGTTCACGGGCTGTGAGTGCCACAGGAAACAACCTCCTATAAAACGTGATTTAACAAGACCATGGCACTGCGCCATTACCAGGCCTTGGCGCGACCAAGGATATGCGCTTCCACACATGGGGATGGGGCGTCCGAACAATGAACCAAAGAAAGACAACTCTTTTCTATGCATGAACATTGTGGCAAACTTAAAATAACTCGTTTCTCAAGATAACATGCCTGAATCCGTCTAACTAGACGACCTCTGTTTTGAATGCTACCTATCCGTACATATTcccaatgttttattttgtttagcagtgcttgaaatggaaaaatagaagtacaggtactctgtgTCCGAGTACCTGCTTgtgtctgagaagtgccggtactctctaattaaaattattaaatttttCCTGAAAAGTGGAAGTACTCTTcctcccaaaataaaaaagtgtcggtactcagtaccggcccatttaaagcattaTACGTAATTTACAATGCGCCACGTGCCACTAAAACAACTCCAGGGCGctagagagaacatatgcactacaaccaacacacacatgttGTGAACCCTCAAGGTGCATTCTGAAACTCGGTTTAGTCATCAATATAATAGGTTGCGTTCGTATATAACACTTGCCAACGCTTTCTTCCCGTTATTACTCACTATAAATAGTGGGTACTAGAGATACCCGGCTCAGTGATACCCATGTGTTGGACCTAGGAAGAATGAAAAGCTAGGTTATCTTCGAGAGGATTCGAACATGTGCGTTCTAGAAGGAAACGTGCTGACAAGTTTTTTAACTAAATCCTGCGGTTTAATTTAAGCTTTCCCACGACCAGTGATTTGTGGCAATTAGCGTCATTTTAGTGCGATTTAATCTCGTTATCTGCTCGTACTGGCGTCCCTTATAAATATGCTAAAAGCGGGTCATAGTGTTACCTTGTCGGTCTGGAGGCTGGCCGGCCTGCCGTACCTGCAGCGGGTCACAAAGTGCTCGCAGTTGTTCCACAGCAGGCTGTACTCGACGCCCCCCACCAGCTCCTCGGCTCGCCGCGCCACCTCCTCCCCGGGCAGCGCCCCCTGTGGGAAGCTCCGGTCCAGGTGGTTGACCAGGATGTGGCTCCCGTAGGCGAAGTCGTGCACCGAGTCCACCCGCACGCTGGCCGCCTTAGccaggacccccagcaccagccgcTTGTTGGTCACCACCTTCTGCAGCAGGGCTGGGTCTTCGGACAGCAGGGGCAGGATATCAGGCATCAGGTGGGCCACTCGGTCCTTCCCCAGGTAGATGCCAAAGTGGACGAAGAGGGTGCGGGGCACCTCCAGCAGGTCTCCCCTTTTGTATATGGACACATTGTAGTGACTGGCAGTAATCACCTCATCTGAGGGCAAGAGTTTGAAATTGGAAATCAGCAACACTTTCTCCATAACGAAAGCCAGCACTTCCAGCGCCGGGGATTTCATCCTTTCCTCGCTGCAGGCTGCACTTTGCTGTTGCAACAGTTCCTTCTTTCTTCCACTTTGATGACTTTGGTAATTTGGAAACTCGCCCTCCCACTTAATCCCCCCATCTCCACCTCCGCCAAACCAAACGCAGACCCTGCATTGAGAGATGCTGGCTGTGTGATTGGCTAGAAAGAATGTGGGTGGCCCAAAGAATGAAACTTGTAGTTCATTGATACAGAACATTTTGAATAAAAGCGCATGTCGCTGAAGCCACGACTTTGTTTAAAATCTGCCATGAAACCCCTGCCCGAGGATCTGCGGTAACATGTCTTCACTTGGTGTTCACTTGGCCGCGCCACCTTTGAGAGCTGGGGGACTCGTGGACTGGCTCCAGAATGTGTCATTTTCCAAGGATGAGAACCGCCGAGCCTGCGGG
This window encodes:
- the LOC138303682 gene encoding lecithin retinol acyltransferase-like isoform X2, which translates into the protein MKSPALEVLAFVMEKVLLISNFKLLPSDEVITASHYNVSIYKRGDLLEVPRTLFVHFGIYLGKDRVAHLMPDILPLLSEDPALLQKVVTNKRLVLGVLAKAASVRVDSVHDFAYGSHILVNHLDRSFPQGALPGEEVARRAEELVGGVEYSLLWNNCEHFVTRCRYGRPASLQTDKFCETVKMIIRDQRSVLVSVLLGMASMMCLGLGPSTTLPSILIPFSLWMAG